From the Lathyrus oleraceus cultivar Zhongwan6 chromosome 3, CAAS_Psat_ZW6_1.0, whole genome shotgun sequence genome, the window ATTGTCATAAACTGTCCAATTTCCAATTTCCAATTGTCTTTTTACGATAACCTTGGAAAAGTAGGTCACTAGAAGATACTTTTTGATTATTTATTCAATCTCTCAAAAACATTGAGCATGTTGACATATGAATGCATGTCCATCTCTAAGTAGGATTAATTAATAATAAACTCTAAGACATAGTGTCAGGTTTCTGGTTACGCAACACATACCTGAAACTTTTGCAGTTCAATCCTGGATGAGTAAAAACTTAGAGAATATCTTAAATACAATTAATGATTGGAGAAAATTCTATTAAGGTTTAAATTTAAGTTAATCTATGTAATGAATGCAATGAATTATCATACATTAGGAAATCAATGTAATATTATTGGAATTCATTGATTTGCATAAGCTTCCAAATGGAATAGAAAAAGTCGTCTAGGATCGAAAATGACCCATATCCTCAACTTTTGGATTCAcacaactttgatcaaattcCCCGTTGTGATGCCAATTATTGGATGAGACTATGGGAAGGTCTatatgggggggggggggtgaataaACCTATCCCCGAAAAACAATTTCAAAAACATTTTAGGTCTCATAAAACGAAATCAGGGAATTTAAAATGTGCGGAAGCAAAACACAACACGAAGAGAGATTGGAAGCATCTCAATGAATAAGTCCAATATGAATATCACAAGATATAACTAAAGACATAATTCCTTCAAATTCAAATCAATTGCAAGATAACAAAGTCGTTTTAATCTAATAAATTTAAAAACACTTGCATATAACTTCATTCAAAGCATAATTAGATTTACGATGATCCAATAGGTTTGATGCATCGCATACCTAAGCTTACACattaaatctctataatcaagATCTAACTTAAATAGCATATAAATGTTGCAATCATGAAATAACCATAGTAATGAATGTGGAAAAATTaaaagagataagggaaaagagaagGGTACATAGAGATATATAGTGGTTCGGTGTTCATCCTCGCTTTACCTACTCCACTCTTTAATGGTGTTAAAATCATTGGGAAATAATCACGATCTTCCACTACTTTATATGTTTAGTATAATTATTTTGGTTACAACAAAATATCACTCAATAATTTCCTCTATTGATGGAGATACTCAAAATGCTAATAAAAAAAAGATCTTTAATGATCTTGATCCAATAACCTTGTTATCCACAATAACCTGCTCCAAGTCTTCGTATGTGGAGATCTACCTTAATCCCACAATTTTCTTGTATAAGAGATTGTCATTAGCTAAACGTTGAATTGGACAACTCCCAACTTTGTCTATGGACAATCTTTATACAACTTCACCAAATTTGGACAACTTTCAACTGTGTCTTACGAACAATTTATACTCGACCTCACCAAAGTCTTCCATTGAATATAGTGAAAAATATCCTCTTGATGGATAAATCAACACCCACACTGTATTCAAGAAACGATTTATGCACATGTTACAACACAACAAACTTCCCACAAAAATATTAGATACCAAAATGTACCACTAATCTCCCTCAAAAACTCAATATTTAGAGACGAGGGTCCACAACACTGGATAAGGACTAAGTTTGAAGATGATGGATAATGCCAAAAGAATCTCACATATGCACACACACTCTAATTCACAAGGTAAAACCAAAGAATTAAATGATGGTTAATTAAACACACACAAAGGTTCTTTCAAATTTCTGAATAAATGGATCTTGGATCTTGAAGGTTAGCATGAGTTTGATCAATAATGAATCATTACAAGATTATTCAACTATTTTTCTCAAGTTTCTCTTAATAACAAAATTACACACAAGGTAACAAAAAGAGAGATGCAACCTGACATGAGTTACACTCAAGAAGTTATTCATCAATCAAGTGAAAGATTCAATAGTGCTAGGAACATACATACTAGAGAAGGAAAGACAAATTGACTATTTTGTCTAAAGGTTTTCATTAAATATTTCATCATGAAAAAGTTCATAATGATAGACTCactaaaaaaatattattttggATCAAAGAAATAACTATTTAAATCTAAGGTGGAAATTTGGAATTTTAAGCTATGACTCGAATCAAGTGCTAGCCTTAATTCGAGTCATATTATGTtgtgattcaaatcaaatcaCACATAGCCAAATTCCAATTTTCACAACTTGTATGATTCAAATCATACAAtatgcatgatttgaatcaaaCAATTTAACACCTTGATTTAAGTGTTCTAACTTATGATTCAAGCAACACCTGATGAAACAACAAAAAAAAATTTACTAGGCTAAAAAAGGATCAGGGACCAACATTATACTTTACTGAATAATGAGGGGACTTAATGTACAATGCTAAATAGCTGAAGCTAACATAATACAATCCAAATACAAATGAATTACAAACACACGAATAATTGAATATCGAACAAATTACAAACATGCGAATAATCAAATAAAAACATACACACAAATTGAAAAAACATCAAAACTAAAAGAAAGATACCATACAATAACGTGAATGCAATTTCACTTATGTGACATAATTGTCACATGAACTTTCTTGCTTGGTCTTTAACTTCCTAGTTTGTTGGACCTTGTTATGAACTATACGACTTACCATGTCAACAAATTATTAAGAGATCGGATAAATGATATCATGTATCCCTTTTTCCAAATGTCTTATGTTTAAAACATTATCATTACCACTAAATTCTAAAGTGGATCAACTGATGCACCTCCAAAAGTAGTGAAAAGAGGCACAATTCTTGAAACTCCCACGACTTGCGAAGGTCCATAGAAAGTTGTTGGCCTGTCATCTTTATTGATGATGGTGATGGTTGATCCATGTTGCTGAGATTATTTTCACATTGCAAGTGCATACACCAAGTATAGTGTTGGCCTAGTGAGTGAAAATATTTAGTGGTACTTGCTATAGCGTTATATTGAATGTGCTAAATTATTGTCAAATTATGAATGTTATATGGGGATCAACTAATAGCTCTTAGCCGTGATTTCTTTGTCTTCAAGTAATTAGGTTTAGTAAGAAACTTTGTTTTGTTGGGGGAGatttttcactagggagcattgaacataGTGGGACTTCTTTTCTAGAGCAACActtgtgagagacacaccacatattcacctaaaaccttaaggtgataggtgagtgggttctctcacttataaatgctcaagtctccacattatcaaccaatgtgggactattatccacactactcacacttgacacattctcaacactccccctcaagtgcgagtccacaatgctccccctcaagtgaaagccgcacggaacgtttcttattcacccTCTAGGCgccgttgacactcttcaacggaacgtttcttattcaccctcctggcgccgttgactttcgatacaagtaacctggtccctttctgaaaccaaaggctctgataccatttgttgggggagatttttcactagggagcattgaacataGTGGGACTTCTTTTCTAGAGCAACActtgtgagagacacaccacatattcacctaaaaccttaaggtgataggtgagtgggttctctcacttataaatgctcaagtctccacattatcaaccaatgtgggactattatccacactactcacacttgacACATTCTCAACATGTTTGTCATTTATAGATTTCTTAACTACTCTAAAGAGTTTTAAATACGGTATATGGAGATGTTGAACTACTTAACTAAAAACTACATTAAAAAAATGAAGTATAGTAACTAGATACATAAAATGCATAAAATAACTCAATTGCCTAATTTCTTGAATCTCTATAATAATTTACAAATTATGATATTTGTAGAAAAAACTATCATATTGGTTATAGAATCTTCGTTCCCTCCATTTTGGGACACGTGATGCCCATATTTAGCTCGTATATTCCATTTCTCAACATGTTTTCTTGATCTTACCCATAATGCGCAACTTTTTTCAAGTCATGGTTGTGTAATCTTCACCATGTTCGATGACGCTATTAGCATGAAGTATGATCATAAGGTTCAATTGTCTAATTTTGTTACGTTTTGTCTGATCCTAAAGTCTTGAATCTTGATGACCACGATAGGATCTAGTAGGCTAGAGAAAGATTATATTTACTCATGTTCGCGTTGTTCATACTAGTCTAACTTATTACTCCTTCTATTTTTCTATTATATATGacttttgaaaaaaattataCTAAAATTATAAGTCATTTTAAAATATCATACTAAATTATAAATCATTTTACAATATTAATTGAATCATTAATGTTATTATTTCTAATATATTCAAACCAAAGGGTGAAATGATGATTAGTCTTACTTTTATGTTTATGATATTTCCTATGTTCATTATAAAATATAAAAAGCAATTTAAATAAGAAAAAGGTGTCCATCTATGTAAGAAAGATAGAGTCATAGAGTATATTACTTTCTTCTTATCTATAAAACGGCCCAAGGACAAATACTTCACCGTCGATTACCTCTTACCATTTCCACGTGTCATTGCATAGAGGCTCCATGCAAATCTCCCTACATTAGATTTTTCTGTGGACCCATGTTAAGCATATGGACCACCCAACCATTTGACAAAGACGCCTTAAAAAAAACAGAAAAGATAACGCATGAAACGACGTCGTAGTACTAAACTTCTTCCTTCATCTTTCTGTAACGAATGAATCAAGCCGGAAAAAAAACACTAGTAGTAATAATTAATAACgtaaacaaaacaaaaaacaagaaaaacataaacAAAAGACATGTTATTCTTTCACATCTTTCATCACCCCTTTCTTCATTCTCTGAACCTCAATCTCACGCCATTCTTTTCGATCCATTCAACTTGATCTACTCTTCCTCACTATCTACAGTTTTTTCTCTTGGTTAGTTTTTGTTCTCTCAATTCTATGTGTAGTAGTTCATAATTTGTGTAGGACTTTGTTTAATTTTATATGGTTTTTGCTTGATTTTCACGGATGCATGAATATGCTTGAGTTTTACCACTGTGATTGTTATGAATAGGCTTGAGTTTTACCACTATGATTTTCACGTTTAATTTCTGTTTAAACCTATGAATCACGAACACCGGACACAAAAACATGAGACGTCGACACTAATAATTTgataaaataattaaattatatgTAATTACAATTGTCGTTATAGGTGTCCGACACCGACACAAACACACATTTTTTTAGAGGTGTTAGTACTACCGAGGTTTAAACTGCGGATATTATTGTTTTGTTCAGAAACTATGAACAAGAATAGCTAAGTGATGGCGGCAGCAGAAGCGAGGACTCTGTGGCAGAGAACTGCGAATCGGTGCTTTGTGCAAGAAGATGCAAAAAGAGCTCCCAAGTTGGCCTGTCGTCAATCTTCAAGTGCGACTTCAAAGCTGGTTGATGCTGGAGTTACGAATACAGCAGACGAATCAGATTGCGCAGCTGTTAAATCCGCCCATTTTAGCAGCAAATCATCGTTCTGTAATCCATCACCTGATCCTAGGTGGTGGTTGCATTCACAATCACAATCACAACCTAGTTATGGGTATCAAAAAGGCTTAACAAATGAAAAGCTAAGTGCATTGGAGAAAGAGGTTGAAACTTTGATAGCTACGGATGAAAGTAAGGGATCTAGTAAAAGTTCTTTAGCATTTCTTGAATTAAAGGATGTGATGGAAAAGCACGAGAAAATGGAGAACGACTCAATTGCTTGTTCGTTGGCCTCCAAGAAAACGAAGGATTTTTCGTCGGAACCAGACTATTCTTGGATTGAAGGTGATAAAGCCGAGCCGTGGTGGCGGATGGCAGATAGAGATGAGTTAGCTTCCTTTGTTTCGCACAAATCATTCAACCATATTGAGAATTGTGATCTTCCTCCTCCTAAGAAGAAGCATCTTAGTGGATACTCTTGTTCTAGTGTTATTACTAATGATGACAAAAAAAAGACTGCATCTTATAACTTGGAGGCCGAATCCGGAAGGTTTTCCAATTCGAAGAAGGGTCCTTCTGCCAATGAAGGACTCTTGTATTTTGCTTCTGCCAAATCTTCAAGGTATTTTGCTGTCAATATTAAATAATCACATTAGTGCCTTAAGTAGTTTGTGGCGCATACTGTTTAAATAAACAACTTAATTGTGCGCTTATAGTATAAGCGCTTGTCTATTGTTTAAGGTCTGATTGGATAAACAACTTAATTGAGCGCTTATAGTATAAACACTTATCATGATAAGCACTTATGTGTAATTTGTAAGCTATTTCTACAAAAAAAAAAGATAGAGTTAAGTTGTTTTCAAATAAGTTATAAGTTGTTTTCATAAGTTATATCGGAGATCTTATGAAAATAAGCTGAAAAAAACTTGTGGACATGTTGTATATTATTTACATAATCTCTCTTATAGTGAATAGTGATAAGTGTGGTTATGCCTGCTAATAAACACAAATAAGTCAATCCAGACGGAGCCTGCGTAATGTATAACTCATTGAATTTGTGCTTTTGATTTACTTAATTGCAGTGATACCGCTATACTCGACGATGTCAAGCAAAGTATACAAATTTCTGAGGGAGACACTAGCAAAGCTCAATTAATGGAGGCATTATGTCACTCTCAAACACGCGCACGGGAAGCGGAGGAAGCAGCGAAACAAGCATATGCGGAGAAAGAGCACATTGTTACACTCATTTTCAAACAGGCTTCACAACTCTTTGCCTATAAGCAATTGATTAAACTGCTGCAGCTGGAAACACTCTGCAATCAGATCAAGAATAATGATCAGTCAACCTCAACTCTCTTTCCGGTTGCTCTTCCGTGGACGTCGGATGAACGTAGGAAATCACGGAAGAGAAAGCAGACATATTCCAGTGGGCGACGCGACAGAAAAGGCAAGGGGAATTGTGATATTACAACGTATGCGGTTGCGATTGCTTTAGGATTAAGTCTTGTTGGAGCAGGATTGCTATTAGGATGGACTGTGGGTTGGATGTCACCATGTTCATAGTtctgttatatatatatatatatatttgtatcATAGTGTTGATTGTTGCAAGTTCTGAGATCTATCTGTATTTTTGTAGATTAGTTAGTCCATAAACTGTACATTTTGCTTTGTAATTTTGTATTGAATAGAGATTATGTATGTAAATCTTTctgtgatgatgatgatgaaaaACACCTAGGATTGTATTTATGATTATGAAGAATGTGTTTCCCAAATTACCACTTTTTTTCTCCAAAACATGaagaaaattgtgaaaataaaTTACATGTTAGTATTAAGACATTATTTATAACTATTTATTTGATAAATTGTGTCAAAAtttagatttattttataaaCATATAGCACTATAAGTTGATATTGACCGATTGCGGTTGGCTAACATTGTTAATTCTCATGCTTACATCAATTTTGTCTTACATTCAAGTAAAAAATTCATAATGTATACGTAAATTCTCAATATGATTAATGAGTGTGTCTCTTCTAATTTAAATTTGTTATTATAAGAAAAGTTGACACACAAGTTTATTCAAATAACAAAATATATGTGATAATGGTATTCAAGATAGAATGAAAAATAACAATGTAGACAAAATATATGTGATAATGACAATGAAAAATCTTCGAACTATTAATCTTACTTTATGTCTTGCTATCGATCCATCAACATTATGCTTCAACTTTTGAACACCCACTTCATTTAGATAGTTTTTGTATGTATTGACTATTCGACTAACTTCTATGTATTGTTTCTTTTGATCGCTTATAACTATTCGACCATAGCTTACTTCCATTGTTTATTCTTTAAAGCCTCACTGTAGCAAAtagaaccaaacaccttcagatgactcactgATGGTCGTTTGCCACTTCACACTTCTTTAGGAACCTTGTTCTTCAACTTCTTGGTAGGGCACATGTTTAGAATATAAACAGCAGTGGTGACAGTTTCACCCTATAAGAATTTTGGCAAATTCTTCATCTTCAACATGCATCACTCCATATCCAATATAATCATGTTTCTTCTttctattatttatttatgttgAGGTGTGTAAGGAGAAGTTACCTCATGATTGATACCATGTTCTGCACATAAATCTTCAAATATTTTGGATGTGTATTCACCACCTTTATCTGTTCGCAGAACCTTTATCTTCTTTTCACTCTGGTTTTTGACAAGCATCTTGAATATCTTAAAGATTAAAAGTACCTTGTCTTTACGCCTGATCACATAGATCCAAAGCTTTCGAATGTACTCATCAACAAATGAGACAAAATACCTATTTTCACCAATGGTATGATCCTCAACATACATTTTAATGTACTACTTCTAGTATGCAGGAGGATCTCATTGACATAGTCGAAACGAAAGACTTTCTGGATTACTTACCTACTAAGAAACCTTCATAGAGTTTCTCAGGCATCTCAAGAATTGGTATACCAGTTATCATATCTTGAGCAATCAGTTGATTAAGTGACCTAAAATTCAAGTGGTCAAACCTCAAATGTCACAACAAATTATTCTTGTGATCGACAACTATTTTGAGGCATTTTACCTCAGTCGAACTGATCATGGTCTTAAATGTCATGTTCTTTGACATAGGAGATTTTAAGACCAAAATATTCTGGATAAGGAACAGTTCCAAGGCTCCATCTTTCATAAACACCGAGAAACTTTTTTCGACCAGTTGTCAAACACTTAGCATGTTGCACCTCATACCAGGTACATAGAGTACATATTTGATCATAGCTTTTGCTCAATTGCTCCTTTGAATTACTATATTGCCAGTGCCTTCTGTTTGCAACGAGCTATTATTTGTAAGtttgaccttgctcttcttcgGCTCTTCGAAATCTGCCAACCACACTTTTTGACCCGTTGTGTGATTCGAACAACCTATGTCAAGAAACCAGATCTTGGTATCAACATGCTCACCACCATGTCTTCATAACCGTCTGAATCTTGGCGTGCAAGGTTTGATCCTTCATTCTCGTCTTTTGTTTCTCCCTTGTATTTCCTGTACCAATAGTTCTTGGCCAAGTGACCCCACTTTTCACAGTTATAGCACTACACACCTTTTTTCtcttctttgtctttctgatAGGAGTTTCTTTCCCCTATTTTGGAGGATTCAAAATCTCTATCATCGACCTTATGCTTTTGAGGGTTAGACCAAGACTTTTTACTCTGAGTCTTGTCTCGTTTGCCATTGAACTTGTTGGAACCACCACATTTCTTCCATGTCTGAGCTTGTATCAAATCTTGAACACCTTTCCTTTCGAAAATCCTCATCTCATGTGCATCCAACAAACCAACCAAATATTCCAGTCTCATGGTTTCgagattgttggattcttgaacGGGTATAATAACGTGATCAAAATGAGAGGTCAACATACGTattaccttctcaactatcatcttatcagttaTCACAACAACCTTTAATGAGATGGACAAGATTCTTCACCTTCGAGACATAGCCTGAGATATTTTCTTCTTCTCCCATATGCAGTAATTCATAATGCCTTCGCAACGTCTAGAATTTGATGACTTTAACTTTCTCACCTCCTTCGTAATACTTGACAAGAATATCCCATGCCTCCTTCGTCGATTCAGCATGAGAAATCCGATCAAAGTTTGTCGTGTCTACCGCCAATTGAATATAAAATGTAACCTTGTAGTCTTTCTTCTTTGCCTTCTTGTTCGCGACTCTCTGAGCATCAGTTGCATTCTCAGCAAGCTCAGGGACTCCATTAGTAACCACTTATAGGGTTTCATGAAAGCCAAACAGGGATTGCATATGTTTTCTTTATCGGATCCAATTCTTGCcgtcaagaattggaagagaattCAGAATTCCATTGTTACTATTCATCTTTACAGCAAACACGATTAATAATTCACGATCTCGGAAACATGATCACAGAcgtgtgattcttgaaaacacgatcAAGAAACTAACTGGAGCTATAAATACCAATTTGTTAGTTCGTGAGGCACTTTTAGTAaggagagagagatagatagatagatagatagatagatagatagagagagagagagagagagagagagagagagagagaataatAAGGATTGTTATTATTGAAATATTGTTATAAAACTGAATTACAATTATGTATGTATTTATATACAAAGTTACTTTTAATCTAAGTAACAAACTAACTGACTAACTTGGTAACTAAGTAACTatgaaaccctaaccctaactAACTTGGACTTGGGCTACAACTTAAATTATATCACAACAATATTAAAATGGCACCGAAGCTTCTGCTAGTTTTAAAATATGCATTAACCTTCCATGAGGTCTACTAAAATGCCATCAATACTCGCTCAAGTTTTTTTACCAACGATAAAAAACCGTAGGTATATATGACATTTATATTCGATTTTTAGATTGTCACTAAAATGTTATGTTGGTATATGTAAGCTTAAGAGATGTTAGTGCATATTTTTAAAAATTAGAGTTGTCATTTTAATAAATCTCGGGAAAGGTGAGTGTACTTTTCCCTTAATGTATTAAATTTGAATgtcatattttttatttttgtaaaaaaataaaCTCTTTTTTTGGTCTAGATAAAAAGGATTGGCTCATACATTATTAAGTTTACAATTTGGGGATTACTTTATCCACCCCATGGGGTGAGGGTGAACACGCTGAAAACTTAGTTTTATTTTTCCCatatttcagagatgcatcttctAACACACACAAAATACACGCAAAAAGGTGTTGCAGGTGAGACACACCCCATTTATACCAAAAAATAACCCGAAGATACATAACTGGAATAACCATTGGATGTCATTGATGGTGTATTTGGTTGATTGAGGTAGTTTATTTAACAACTCAATGACAATTTCGGAGATGCATATTTGGAAATGTCAAGCAGAAAATTGAATAAACCACCACCATTGCACGTTCTTCTTCCTTATGATAAAACACCATTTTTCTATCAAAACCTCTTTCATTCTTAATTAACTATTGCACTCCAAAATAGTATTCTTATGTTTTATCACGTTAAAAGGAG encodes:
- the LOC127132093 gene encoding uncharacterized protein LOC127132093, yielding MAAAEARTLWQRTANRCFVQEDAKRAPKLACRQSSSATSKLVDAGVTNTADESDCAAVKSAHFSSKSSFCNPSPDPRWWLHSQSQSQPSYGYQKGLTNEKLSALEKEVETLIATDESKGSSKSSLAFLELKDVMEKHEKMENDSIACSLASKKTKDFSSEPDYSWIEGDKAEPWWRMADRDELASFVSHKSFNHIENCDLPPPKKKHLSGYSCSSVITNDDKKKTASYNLEAESGRFSNSKKGPSANEGLLYFASAKSSSDTAILDDVKQSIQISEGDTSKAQLMEALCHSQTRAREAEEAAKQAYAEKEHIVTLIFKQASQLFAYKQLIKLLQLETLCNQIKNNDQSTSTLFPVALPWTSDERRKSRKRKQTYSSGRRDRKGKGNCDITTYAVAIALGLSLVGAGLLLGWTVGWMSPCS